The following are encoded together in the Flavobacterium haoranii genome:
- a CDS encoding TraB/GumN family protein has protein sequence MKYLSLLLASLFSIIASAQTENSLLWEISKGNNSKKSYIYGTMHVNDKVSYHLSDDFFEALTGVEVVANESDPQTWTELYEMFYKNFSNDYQKLYAKFYLKPIAKTDLNDLFNTDNTYFNNMLSGNNSLNSDYQEDTVLDMFIFQVGKKLGKRIVGLEDVIDSYIPIFKINEEEAKPKEENKVILYKLLKNKSFNEALNDLYREKNIQLLDSIYKLTISEKAHDAIIVSRNKDMANSMDKVMKNKQTIFAAVGAAHLAGKDGMLEILKRKGYTVKPINTALTDKGKELKKSLENNFPKPTLKVSQTKDGIISFPVNEMSFEDRNIIVSPDFASGAALKINRKPIHNFLKKHNLFTEKTLDSLLFENIPGTTLKKELIEKDNYKLLSVSNITKTNNNQHYNFYITPLEVISISLVGPKNYVDLYENLFFNSIKLKELSTNWSSYAPSNGKFTVELPEYHVVHSNDDYRNVEIEAYDVSDKSYYFILENTESDVSYLEETNFELQQIQKSFCCNIMLRQILLKME, from the coding sequence ATTTATCACTTTTATTAGCTTCTTTATTTTCAATAATTGCATCGGCTCAAACCGAAAATAGTTTGCTTTGGGAAATCTCTAAAGGAAATAATTCTAAAAAATCGTACATCTACGGTACAATGCATGTAAACGATAAGGTCTCTTACCATTTATCTGACGATTTTTTTGAAGCTTTAACCGGAGTTGAGGTTGTCGCAAATGAGAGTGATCCGCAAACGTGGACAGAGCTTTATGAAATGTTCTACAAAAACTTTTCAAACGATTACCAAAAACTTTATGCGAAATTCTATTTAAAACCAATTGCTAAAACTGATTTAAACGATTTGTTTAATACCGATAATACGTATTTCAACAATATGCTGTCGGGAAATAACAGTTTAAATTCCGATTATCAAGAAGACACGGTTCTTGATATGTTTATTTTCCAAGTAGGAAAAAAATTAGGGAAAAGAATTGTAGGTCTCGAAGATGTTATCGATTCTTACATTCCAATATTTAAAATAAATGAGGAGGAAGCTAAGCCAAAAGAAGAGAATAAAGTAATACTTTACAAGTTGCTCAAGAATAAATCGTTTAATGAGGCTTTAAATGACTTGTATCGTGAAAAAAACATTCAGTTGCTCGATTCTATTTACAAATTAACTATTTCTGAGAAAGCACACGATGCAATTATTGTAAGTAGAAATAAAGACATGGCAAATTCTATGGATAAAGTCATGAAAAATAAACAAACCATTTTTGCAGCTGTTGGCGCAGCGCATTTAGCAGGTAAAGATGGAATGCTTGAAATTCTAAAACGTAAAGGTTACACTGTAAAACCTATTAATACTGCATTAACTGATAAAGGGAAAGAATTAAAAAAATCGCTAGAAAACAATTTTCCAAAACCAACTTTAAAAGTTTCGCAGACCAAAGACGGCATTATTTCGTTTCCTGTCAACGAAATGAGTTTTGAAGATAGAAACATTATAGTTTCACCCGATTTTGCCAGTGGAGCTGCTTTAAAGATTAATCGCAAACCGATACACAATTTCTTAAAGAAACATAATTTATTTACTGAGAAAACCTTAGATAGTTTACTTTTCGAGAACATTCCTGGAACCACGTTAAAAAAGGAACTTATTGAAAAAGATAACTACAAATTATTAAGTGTTTCAAATATTACCAAGACAAATAATAACCAACATTATAATTTTTACATCACACCATTAGAAGTAATCTCAATTTCTTTAGTTGGGCCCAAAAATTATGTTGACTTGTATGAAAACTTATTTTTTAATTCTATAAAATTAAAAGAGCTAAGTACAAATTGGTCGAGTTATGCTCCTTCAAATGGAAAATTCACAGTAGAATTGCCAGAATATCATGTAGTGCATTCTAATGACGATTATAGAAATGTTGAAATTGAAGCTTATGATGTTAGCGATAAGAGTTATTATTTCATTTTAGAAAATACTGAATCGGATGTTTCATATTTAGAAGAAACAAATTTTGAGTTACAACAAATTCAAAAGAGTTTTTGTTGCAATATAATGTTACGCCAAATTTTATTAAAAATGGAGTAG